DNA from Flavobacteriales bacterium:
CATTGCCGCGCAGGAGCAGCGCCCGTCTTCCCCGGATCGTTGCGGGAAATGCACCCGGAAGCGACCGCATGCCTTCATCCCAGATCGAATCGTCGCAGCCCAGGAGCAGGATGGTTGGGAATACGGCGTTCCGCGAAGCGGACCGCAAGTGGTATCGGCGATCATGCCCGACGAACAGGGTGTTAGGCACATGGGGATTGAGCAGCGGTGCGGCATAGGAAAGCACGGCGGAGCGCTTCTCCGGATCGTTGGAGAAGGCAACGACCAGGTCGATGCCTTCGCTGGCCGATATTTCGGCGATGGCATCCGCATCTGCCTGAAGCGCGGCAATGGTTGCCGTGGCAATGGGCAATTCCAAAGGTTCTCCGAACTGTTGCGCGATCACGGCCTCGAGGTTGAGCGCCTTCCACCCCACGAGGAGAGGGGCGATGATGAGCAGCGCCCTCGAGATGGTAACGGCACTGGGCGGCCCCCAAGGCACCTGCGCGGCAGCCCAACCCATGATCAAGGGCATGGCCAGGAACATCCGGGAAAGGGGGTAGACTACGTGGTCATGGCCGTCCATGGTCTTGGGGAAGGCGAAGGACAGCGCAACCACTGAAGTGCTGGCAGCCAGGGCGATGGAGACACCCGGTCTGCGCAGCCGAAGGAATAAGGGAACCGCTGCGACCAGCAACCAGATCACCGCCTCCCCATTCGGCCACCATAGCGGACAGAGCCAGGCGAAGTGCCTGTCGAGTTGGCCAAGCGCTTCGGGGATGAACTCAGCCGGGTGGAATGTCAGTCGCCAGTCGTCGATCCGGTGCACCACGCGTTCCGGATGGGCGGCATAGAAATGGTAGCCCGCCCAGGCAGCCAGCAATGCCGGGAGTGCGCCACCGAGGATGCAGAACACACCTTTGAGCCCCCCGCGGTTCGTCCAGATGTGCCAAACAATGAACGTGGCTGCAAGGGGCAGGGCATTCGGATTGACGGCGACGGCGGCAGCGGCGAGGAATCCGAGAAGTCCGTCGCGCATCTCGGCCCGACGGATGCTAAGCACCCACGGGAGCAGCGCCAGTAGCGCCAAGCCATTGACGAAGCCGCGGGTCATGGTGGTCATGAGCCCCCATTCTATGGGCAGCAGTGCCGGACAGGCCGCGAGCAGTGCGCCGGCGGTCCATCGTCCGCGATGCGCCTCCCAAGCCGCCCAGGAGAGGAAGGGGGCGAGCGCCAGGATGGACGTGGCCACGGGCATTGCGGCCTGTATGGGAGCGCCGAGCCAGAGCAACGGAACGGCGACGAGCGATTCGAGTGCGGGGTTGTAGTTCTGGCCATACAGGAAAGGCTCTCGGAAAATGCCGTTTGCCATGTCCGATGCGGCGGTCCAGAAGACCACATCGTCCGCGCCCGTGTACCGCAGGCCGAACCCGATCAGCACCATCAACCGGTCAATCAGGGTGGCACCCACTGCCGCTGCGAACGCCCCCTTGCTCCAGGCGTCTGTTTCGGAGCGGAGCGCTTTCATTGCACAGGGCGAGGTACGATCAACGATGTCATGCCGAAGGTCTCATCGGGCCCCATCCAATTCCACCCGCCATCCCGCCGCAGCCAGGTCAACTGGCGCTTGGCGTAATTGCGCGTGTGCTGCTTGATCAGCGCGATGGCCGATTCGAGGGTGAGCGTGCCGTCGAAATACTGGAAGAGCTCACGGTATCCCACGGTCTGCAGCGCATTGAGTGCGCGATGCGGCAGGAGGGAGCGCGCCTCCTCCACCAGGCCCTCGGCCATCATACGATCCACCCGGGCATCGATTCGGCGATAGAGTTCCTCTCGGGGCACGTCCATGGCGATGCGGACCAGGCGCATGTCGGTGCGGTCTCCGGCGCCGGAGCGCTGCGCACTGAAGGGCTTTCCGGTGAGCAGGCACACCTCCAGCGCACGGATCACGCGGTGCGGGTTGCTGCGGTCGATGCGTGCGGCGGTGACCGGGTCGAGGCGCTCGAGCTCTTTCAGCAGGTCGGGCATTCCGCCGGAATCGGTGCGCCGTATCAGGCGCTCCCGGAGCCGCGTATCGCTCAGGGGCAATGGGTCAAGCCCCTTCACCAGCGCATCGATGTACAGCCCGCTGCCGCCCACGAGCACGGCCACGCCATGCCTCTCTAGCAATTCCTGCAGCACCGGTTCCGCCTCGCGCGCGAACCTGCCGGCGCTCCACGTATCCTCCAGCTCCAGATGCCCGAGGAAATGGTGCTTCACCCCGCCGAGCTCCGGCTCCAAGGGGCGCGCCGTACCGATGCGCATGGCCCGGTAGAACTGCCG
Protein-coding regions in this window:
- the miaA gene encoding tRNA (adenosine(37)-N6)-dimethylallyltransferase MiaA; the encoded protein is MRTLLIVGGPTASGKTDAGIALARHFGTEVISADSRQFYRAMRIGTARPLEPELGGVKHHFLGHLELEDTWSAGRFAREAEPVLQELLERHGVAVLVGGSGLYIDALVKGLDPLPLSDTRLRERLIRRTDSGGMPDLLKELERLDPVTAARIDRSNPHRVIRALEVCLLTGKPFSAQRSGAGDRTDMRLVRIAMDVPREELYRRIDARVDRMMAEGLVEEARSLLPHRALNALQTVGYRELFQYFDGTLTLESAIALIKQHTRNYAKRQLTWLRRDGGWNWMGPDETFGMTSLIVPRPVQ